A single window of Rana temporaria chromosome 1, aRanTem1.1, whole genome shotgun sequence DNA harbors:
- the TTC23L gene encoding tetratricopeptide repeat protein 23-like — MLPIPIHIPTDSTYADPGSNCTTPKTAGTAQYTEETEDSLLDFTERSQDTDRNDTHPPKGRSFPVNKLTKAKMRVEQFIKDNELLTAHKELIRCVALSRIIYGDCHWRLAEAFANLAYGYLTCRGLPAQAKQHAESAKNILLGGVDMTKSLEEKRGILGTLVTIYYTLGMAHLLQNNGGEAYTSLQKVEKIVEELEELQEKSSVIGKISEKDIALALGRSCLLQKKFSSAMNYFERSAELVVSCEGDSSSELIAIYRDMAKTEQKRKKHDQAIHHLLQAHSICQAIYKPLSVESAQTGLLLAKAYAAPGDYIEMAEKYFTESLNVYRAVLGPDDPQTLTACVEFSKWLIQTGNTQEAYKLLHEAKGIEYNETVAEMLSIMGSICLADGKISKGYRLLKKCLEIQMAAFGSHHSKSRETQNLLSALQKSGAVRD, encoded by the exons AACTCCAAAGACAGCCGGCACGGCTCAGTACACAGAGGAGACGGAAGACAGTCTATTGGACTTCACTGAGAGATCCcaggacacagacagaaatgacacccaTCCGCCTAAAGGGCGGTCTTTCCCTGTGAATAAATTAACAAAAGCTAAAATGAGGGTGGAGCAGTTCATCAAAGACAACGAG cttcttacagctcacaaagagtTAATCAGATGTGTGGCATTGAGCAGAATTATCTATGGGGACTGCCATTGGAGACTTGCTGAGGCTTTCGCCAACCTTGCTTATGGCTACCTGACTTGTAGAG ggcTACCTGCTCAGGCCAAACAACATGCCGAATCAGCCAAAAACATCCTACTTGGTGGCGTTGACATGACGAAATCTTTGGAGGAAAAAAGAGGAATCTTGGGAACTCTAGTGACTATTTACTATACATTGGGCATGGCGCACCTGCTGCAGAACAA CGGCGGCGAGGCGTACACCAGCTTACAGAAGGTGGAGAAAATTGTGGAGGAGCTAGAAGAGCTTCAGGAGAAAAGCTCTGTTATTGGGAAAATATCGGAGAAAGACATTGCCTTGGCATTAGGAAG GTCTTGCCTGCTCCAGAAGAAATTTAGTTCCGCCATGAATTACTTTGAACGGAGTGCGGAGCTCGTTGTGTCTTGTGAAGGGGACAGCTCTTCTGAGCTCATCGCCATTTACAGGGATATGGCCAAAACCGAGCAGAAGAGGAAGAAACATGACCAGGCCATTCATCACTTACTGCAG GCTCATTCTATATGCCAGGCAATATATAAACCCCTCAGTGTGGAGTCGGCGCAGACTGGTCTGTTATTGGCTAAAGCATATGCAGCTCCGGGCGACTACATTG AAATGGCAGAGAAGTATTTTACGGAGAGTCTCAATGTGTACCGGGCGGTGCTGGGACCCGACGACCCACAGACACTGACCGCTTGTGTGGAGTTCAGCAAATGGCTCATACAAACTGGAAACACACAA GAGGCGTACAAGCTGCTACATGAGGCAAAAGGCATAGAGTACAACGAAACCGTGGCCGAGATGCTGAGCATTATGGGAAGTATATGTCTGGCTGACGGGAAGATTTCCAAGGGCTACAGATTGCTGAAAAAG TGCTTAGAAATTCAGATGGCAGCATTCGGGTCTCACCACAGCAAAAGCAGAGAAACGCAGAACCTGCTGAGCGCATTACAGAA GTCCGGAGCCGTTAGGGACTGA